The region AGGATGCAGCTGCACCGTTTTTATCCAATTTACCTAAGTCAATACCGGATAAAATACAGTTGTTTCCGTCAATTACTTTAATGGTAATCACGTTTTTCCCTTCGTTTAAGAAGATAGGACGGTCAGCATAAGAACCGCTGGACCAGGTTGCATGCATCATATTATGAATGGAATAGTAACCGCTGTCGGCAGAAACCATCAGTTTGGTATCTCCGCTACCGCCAATCCAACCCAACTGAATCTGCATTGCATACACACCGGTGTAGGGGACAGTGATTTCGTATTTACCCCAGTCGCCGGTCACCATGGTAAAGGAACCGTTATCATTGAAAGGAGCACCGGAAGATGCTTTGTAGTCCACACCTGCCACCGAAGAAGTACCGTTAGATTTGGTGAAAGTGGTCATGGTGTAAATTTCGCCTAAGTAACCGTTTTTATGGGATTCTAAATCTCCGAATTTACCGGTCCATTCGTCCGCATCACCGGGAACATAGGTGGGGGTCGGTGCAGGAGTGGGTTCGGGAGTGGTCGTAGGTGCTGTGGTGGGAGTAGGAGTAGCTTCAGGTTCGGTGGAGCTTTCCGCTTTGACTAACTCTAAAAAGTCTAAAGAGGCAGCAGCGCCCTTCGCATCCAGTTTTCCTAAGTCAATGGCTGAAAAAATACAGTTGTTGGGACCTACCAGTTCCACTTTGATGGTGTTTTTGCCTTCTTTTAAATAGATGGGCTGGTCAGCATAAGAACCGCTGGTCCAACCGGTCTGCCAGATGCTTTGTTCGGTGTAGTAACCGTCTTCGGTGGAAACTTTGAAGGTAGTGGTCTGATTTCCGGAAATCCAAAGGGTTTTAATCTGGAATGCATACACACCGGTGTAGGGGACGGTGATTTCATATTTACCCCAGTCACCAACTACCATGGTAAAAGAACCGTCAGCATTGAAGGGAGCACCGGAAGATGCTTTGTAGTCCACACCTGCAACGGATTCGGTACCATTTGTTTTGGTAAACGTGGTCATCGCATAGTTTTCACCAACATAACCATTAGTGTATCCGCTTAAGTCACTGAATCTGCCTGTCCATGTGGGTGCTGCAGATACGGTGATTATGCAGGATAACAGCATCACAAGGCATAGCGTGAAGGAAATAAGTTTTTTGATTTGCATTTGGATTCTCCTTTTGATATATTTTACACAAGCTGTCAAAAACATATCGGTCCTGTTTAGTATATTATTTTTGGTGGATATTGTCAAGAAAATTGAAGGAAGGCACTTTTAAAAAACAGAAAGATTCTTTTGGAATCTTTCTGTTTTTTAGTGTATTCAATTATCTGTTGATCAATACGGTACGGGTAGCTGCATTCCAGTTTACATTACAATTCATTGCTTCTGCAACTGCACGTAAGGGCAGATAGGTTCTTCCGCCAACGATTACCGGAGGTACATCGATAAATACGGGATTACCGTTTTTATAGGTCAAAGTATTGCCGATCTGATATTCCAAATAATTGGAGCCGTCTGCAGAAACCAAGGTCACCACCTGTTCAGCTGCATTCCAATCTACATAATAGTTCATATATTCTGCAACCGCACGGATCGGAACTAAGGTTCTGCCTTCGACAATCATAGGAGAGGTATCAGGAAGAATACGCTGACCATTAATATTGATTTTGATTTCACCCAAATCATAAGACATCCAAGCTAACATTGCCGCAAAATCCTGGAAGTGATTAGAAACGTAATCTCTTTCATAGTTGAAGAGGTACACTTTTCCGTTGCGTGCCGTAATATAGGTGGTCAGATAGAAGGAAGTATCATAGTAGCCGGAAGCTTTAGCAGTATAAGATTTTTCATATCTGTAGTAGGTAACGTTATTGATGGTTTCATATCTGGAGAGAACAGAGTCAGTGACAACGGTTACATATATACCGCCGTTATCTTCTGATAAGTCGTTTGCCAGGGCAGTGTTGGAATATAAATCGTCACACAGTGCCTTGAGCTCTGCTTCGGTGGTTAATTCCATAGACCATGCCCAGTCTGCATCAAAAGCTTCAATGGAAATGTGTTCCCTGGAGTTTGTTTTGTGGGCGAAACCGGTTCTGTTGCCGTAGGACTGGTCGATCCAGTCGCTGGAAACATCATAACTGATTCCGTATTCTGCATTTTCTACCCACTGCGCACTTACACCGGTGCAGAGACTGAGCATCAGAATCAGTGTTAACAGTAAGCTTGTGAGTTTTTTCATTTTAGTTTCCTCCTAAATGAATATTTTGAATTTTTTTTGCTGAGTATTTTTGCGGAAGCTTATTTAATTTTTCTTGCTTCTGTGTAGAATCGTTTATCGCAGGCATCTCCCATTGAGAAAGTTTTTCGGGGGAGGGCACCGTCTAGAATAACCGATTTATAAAGGTCGGCTTTATCCATGGCATCTAAGATAATACCGAAATTAGATTCGTTTTCACAAAGATTTTTTACAACATCCTCGCCATGAATATAGTCAATTTCGCCACCTTTTGTTTTCACGAATTCATCCAACATTTTTTGTACGGTTGCCACGGTTAAATATTCTTTGGAATTGGTGATGGTCACTTTTTTGGTTCCTGCTTTGGTGACCAGCAGGAAAGACTGACCTTTTGCATCATCCTCGTAGCTTACGGTATAATTAGCTTCCAGCAGTGCCAAAAAGTCTTTTGCTTTGGCATCAAAGATTACACGGTGGATTGCTTCAAACACCAAAGACTTATCGTGCAGGTTTACCAGTTCGCAAAGTGCGTATCTTGCAGGAGAATTCTTTGCCGCTTCCTCGCCGATTTCTTTCTTTAAGTTTTCGTAGTTGGTTTTTGCAGTGGCAAGGGAATGATTTCCGTCTCCCATAGCATATACTAAGGGGGATTCTTCGTTTACGCCGTATTTTTCGTTAAAAAGGGGCAAATCCGCGAGTTTTGCCAGTTTTTCGTCCAATTCATCAGCTGCAGCAGTTGAAAGCTTGTAGCCTGCAATTTTGCCGGAATTCTGCATTAGCTCGAAATCATACACTTTTTTAAACTCTTCGGTACGGCTTTCCAAAGATTCAACAATGTCACAGCTTGCATCGTCAATTAACAACATAATGTGAGGAAGTTCGATGGGAGCATCTTTTCTTACCTTTAATCTGGGAGGGATACGGGATACAACGGTGCCTTCGGTAGCTCGCACTTTGGTTTTGGAACCAACCGAATAATCATACTCTTCCAAATCCACACAGCCCACAATACCCAAACGTTTCACGCCGTTTCTTAAGGTTCTTTCCACGAAAATATAGGCATCTTTGTGTTCGGTGAACACGTCTTCTGCCATATAGTTGTCCATGGTTTCATTGGTTTTTCTGATACGTTCATCAATATCTGCATCATTTAAGTAAATTTCGGGGACAGTAAGACGTAAGGTAGAATAAGCACCTTTGGTTATTTGTTCCACTTCTTTCCAATATTCCGGCTCAGAAGTGTATTGGTCACAAGCTACCACGCTCCATTGTTGCATTTTTTCAGGGTTATCTGAAAATTTGGGTAATAAAATATCACAACGACGAAATGCCAATTTTGTCAATCCTTTCTGATGGGGTATTAACCTTATTTTACCATAAAAATTTGTGAAATGTCAATACTTTTCCCAAAAAGGAAAGAAAAAAGGCAACCCTAATTTTTCAAGGGTTGCCTTTTTCTGTCCATTTTCTTAGAAACTCCTATTGATTAGAATAAGGGAACTAAGTTTGCATTCAGTAACATTGCTTTTACAGTACCGGTAGAAGCGGTCGGTAAG is a window of Oscillospiraceae bacterium DNA encoding:
- a CDS encoding copper amine oxidase N-terminal domain-containing protein, which translates into the protein MKKLTSLLLTLILMLSLCTGVSAQWVENAEYGISYDVSSDWIDQSYGNRTGFAHKTNSREHISIEAFDADWAWSMELTTEAELKALCDDLYSNTALANDLSEDNGGIYVTVVTDSVLSRYETINNVTYYRYEKSYTAKASGYYDTSFYLTTYITARNGKVYLFNYERDYVSNHFQDFAAMLAWMSYDLGEIKININGQRILPDTSPMIVEGRTLVPIRAVAEYMNYYVDWNAAEQVVTLVSADGSNYLEYQIGNTLTYKNGNPVFIDVPPVIVGGRTYLPLRAVAEAMNCNVNWNAATRTVLINR
- a CDS encoding DUF1015 domain-containing protein gives rise to the protein MQQWSVVACDQYTSEPEYWKEVEQITKGAYSTLRLTVPEIYLNDADIDERIRKTNETMDNYMAEDVFTEHKDAYIFVERTLRNGVKRLGIVGCVDLEEYDYSVGSKTKVRATEGTVVSRIPPRLKVRKDAPIELPHIMLLIDDASCDIVESLESRTEEFKKVYDFELMQNSGKIAGYKLSTAAADELDEKLAKLADLPLFNEKYGVNEESPLVYAMGDGNHSLATAKTNYENLKKEIGEEAAKNSPARYALCELVNLHDKSLVFEAIHRVIFDAKAKDFLALLEANYTVSYEDDAKGQSFLLVTKAGTKKVTITNSKEYLTVATVQKMLDEFVKTKGGEIDYIHGEDVVKNLCENESNFGIILDAMDKADLYKSVILDGALPRKTFSMGDACDKRFYTEARKIK